A single genomic interval of Antechinus flavipes isolate AdamAnt ecotype Samford, QLD, Australia chromosome 1, AdamAnt_v2, whole genome shotgun sequence harbors:
- the LOC127545873 gene encoding oocyte zinc finger protein XlCOF19-like has translation MNRESLMFPPKLNFFTEVSAQDGLPGESPCISGLAEAGECGSKVGKVQEKEEKHPETEGKSPLCNESGNPSSTQGGTGVCQSKEVARAQKVHDGERSSEGSGGGKVFCRRLTQQPPSYCIDRYYSCTHCEVAFCRVSDLAQHVKTHSEEKNYKCHQCGKDFYSSSGLTQHRKFHTAVKLFQCNECSRAFRKNKQLARHQRVHNGQKLHKCKECGKGFFENKALTVHQRIHSGEKPYECSECGRAFRRNSHLTRHQKTHA, from the exons ATGAATCGTGAAAGCCTCATGTTCCCCCCAAAGCTGAACTTTTTCACAGAGGTCTCTGCCCAGGACGGACTCCCAGGAGAGAGCCCCTGTATCTCTGGGTTGGCAGAAGCTGGGGAATGTGGTTCCAAGGTGGGGAAGGtgcaggaaaaggaagagaaacatcCTGA aACTGAAGGGAAATCCCCTCTTTGTAATGAGAGTGGAAATCCTTCCTCGACACAGGGCGGGACCGGCGTGTGCCAGAGCAAAGAGGTGGCCCGAGCCCAGAAAGTGCACGATGGGGAGCGGTCTAGTGAGGGCTCTGGGGGTGGGAAAGTCTTCTGTAGGCGCCTTACCCAGCAGCCCCCAAGTTACTGCATAGATCGGTATTACTCCTGCACTCACTGCGAGGTGGCCTTCTGCCGGGTCTCAGACCTGGCCCAGCACGTGAAGACTCACAGCGAGGAGAAGAACTACAAGTGTCACCAGTGTGGGAAGGACTTCTACTCCAGCTCGGGGCTCACTCAGCACAGGAAATTCCACACGGCCGTGAAGCTTTTCCAGTGTAATGAATGTAGCCGGGCCTTCCGCAAGAACAAACAACTGGCCCGACATCAGAGAGTCCACAATGGGCAGAAACTCCACAAATGTAAAGAATGTGGGAAGGGGTTCTTTGAGAACAAAGCCCTCACCGTCCACCAGAGAATTCACagtggagagaagccttatgagtGCTCAGAATGTGGAAGGGCCTTCCGCCGGAACTCCCACCTCACTCGACACCAGAAAACTCACGCGTAA